In the genome of Pseudomonadota bacterium, the window TTTGCGTGAGGGTTTATACGACAACACCTAAAAAACCGAACTCAGCGTTAAGAAAGGTTGCCCGTGTCAGGTTGACGAATGGTATAGAGGTCACAACATATATACCCGGCATAGGGCATAATTTGCAGGAACACTCTGTTGTCTTGATAAGAGGCGGAAGGGTAAAAGATTTACCAGGCGTCAGGTATCATATAATAAGAGGATCACTTGATGCGAGCGGCGTGGCGAATCGAAAGAAGAGCAGGTCCAAGTATGGAGCCAAAAGACCTAAACAATAATTGAGGAGTTAAGTAATGCCAAGGAAAGGACATGTTTCTAAAAGGGAAAAACTACCTGACCCCAAATATAATGATTTGGTTGTTCAGAGATTGATCAACTGTATCATGTTGGATGGCAAGAAAAGTACTGCAACAAGAATAGTATACGGTGCTTTTGACCTTATAGAAACTAAAATAAAAGAAGACCCCTTGAAGGTTTTTCACAAGGCAATGGACAACATCAAACCGGAAATAGAAGTAAAGGCAAGGCGTGTAGGAGGGGCTACTTATCAGGTCCCCGTTGAAGTAAGGGCAAACAGGAAGCTCTCCCTGGGCATTAGATGGTTAATTAAATATTCAAGGGGCAGATCAGAAAGAACTATGCTTGACAAGCTTGCAGGCGAAATTGCCGATGCTTACAACAACAAAGGTGGTTCAGTTAAGAAAAGAGAGGATACCCACAAGATGGCTGAAGCCAACAAGGCTTTTGCCCATTACAGATGGTAAATCAGGATTTATAAATAATGAACAGTTTATTAAGAAATGTTGGAATTATGGCGCATATTGATGCGGGCAAAACTACAGCAACCGAGAGAATCCTTTTTTATACAGGGGTTAACAACAGGATTGGAGAGGTTGACGATGGCGCTGCTACTATGGATTGGATGGAGGAGGAAAAGGAAAGAGGTATTACCATCACGGCGGCATCAACAACGTGTTCATGGAAAGGCCATAGAATAAATATTATCGATACGCCGGGACATATCGATTTCACCATAGAAGTCGGAAGGTCTCTCAGGGTTTTGGATGGCGCCATAGCACTCTTTTCGGGTGTAGAAGGTGTTGAACCCCAGTCCGAGACTGTCTGGAGACAAGCTGACAGATATGGGGTCCCCAGAATTGCCTTTGTTAATAAAATGGACAGACCTGGCGCTGATTTCTCTCATTGTGTCAATATGATACGCGATATGTTGAAAGCCAACCCGGTAGCGCTCCATATTCCTGTTTTCAGCGATGATGAATTTGCAGGTGTGGTAGATGTCCTGAAAGGGAAGGCATTGTTCTTCAATAACGACAAATTTGGCCTGGAGTATTCTGTTACAGAAATACCTGAAGGGCTTCAGGAAGAAACGCGCCTCGCAAAGATCAGAATAATGGAGTCACTTGCTGAAGTAGATGATGGCTTTATGGAGTCTTATTTAGAAGGTATTAATATTGAAGAAAGCGAAATCAAAAGAGTGATAAGAAAAGGGACACTGGATGGAAACATTTTACCTGTATTATGCGGGAGTGCTTTTAAAAATAAATGTATCCAGCCGCTCCTTGATGCAATAGTTGATTATCTTCCATCACCAATAGATGTATCTCCTTATAAGTACTGGACCGAAGAAGGGGAAGAAAGATTTTTTCAGGGCAACAGAGAAGAGCCTTTCAGCGGACTTGTTTTTAAAATTATGAATGATCCCTATGTGGGGCATCTCTGCTATATCCGTGTATACTCAGGTGAATTGAAAACAGGTGATACTGTTTTAAATTGTTCAAAATCAAAAACCGAAAGAATAGGCAGAATACTGATACTCCATGCCAACAAAAGAGAAGAAGTAAAAAAGGTCGAGGCAGGAGATATCTGCGCTATTGTTGGTCTGAAGGGTGTATCTACCGGGGATACGTTATGTAATCCTGACATGTATACAGCTTTCGAAGCCATAGAAATCCCGTCTCCCGTTGTCTCATGTGCCATTGCACCAAGAAAGAAAGACGACCTTAAAAAGGTGTGGCTCGTTTTTAACAAATATACCGTCGAAGACCCGTCCTTAAATGTAAAGCTGGATAATGAAACAGGGGAAGTAATTTTATCGGGGATGGGCGAACTCCATTTAGAAATAATTATGAACAGGGCGAAGAGGGAACACAACCTCGACATGATATCTTCTCCACCTCAGGTGGCTTACAGAGAGACAATTACAAAAACTGTGACAAGTGTTGGAAAATACATTAAGCAATCAGGCGGACACGGCCAATATGGCCACGTGGTGCTTCAGGTTTCCCCCGTGGAGGGCGCCGAATATGTTTTTGAGAATAAGATTATAGGCGGTGCAATTCCAAGGGAGTATATCTCCAGTGTAGAAACCGGTATAAAGGAAACGCTGGAAAAGGGTGTTATACTCGGTTACCCGCTTGTTAATATTAAAATTGAACTTTTA includes:
- the rpsL gene encoding 30S ribosomal protein S12, producing MPTINQLVRLGREVVKKKSSSPALTNCPQKRGVCVRVYTTTPKKPNSALRKVARVRLTNGIEVTTYIPGIGHNLQEHSVVLIRGGRVKDLPGVRYHIIRGSLDASGVANRKKSRSKYGAKRPKQ
- the rpsG gene encoding 30S ribosomal protein S7, with protein sequence MPRKGHVSKREKLPDPKYNDLVVQRLINCIMLDGKKSTATRIVYGAFDLIETKIKEDPLKVFHKAMDNIKPEIEVKARRVGGATYQVPVEVRANRKLSLGIRWLIKYSRGRSERTMLDKLAGEIADAYNNKGGSVKKREDTHKMAEANKAFAHYRW
- the fusA gene encoding elongation factor G; protein product: MNSLLRNVGIMAHIDAGKTTATERILFYTGVNNRIGEVDDGAATMDWMEEEKERGITITAASTTCSWKGHRINIIDTPGHIDFTIEVGRSLRVLDGAIALFSGVEGVEPQSETVWRQADRYGVPRIAFVNKMDRPGADFSHCVNMIRDMLKANPVALHIPVFSDDEFAGVVDVLKGKALFFNNDKFGLEYSVTEIPEGLQEETRLAKIRIMESLAEVDDGFMESYLEGINIEESEIKRVIRKGTLDGNILPVLCGSAFKNKCIQPLLDAIVDYLPSPIDVSPYKYWTEEGEERFFQGNREEPFSGLVFKIMNDPYVGHLCYIRVYSGELKTGDTVLNCSKSKTERIGRILILHANKREEVKKVEAGDICAIVGLKGVSTGDTLCNPDMYTAFEAIEIPSPVVSCAIAPRKKDDLKKVWLVFNKYTVEDPSLNVKLDNETGEVILSGMGELHLEIIMNRAKREHNLDMISSPPQVAYRETITKTVTSVGKYIKQSGGHGQYGHVVLQVSPVEGAEYVFENKIIGGAIPREYISSVETGIKETLEKGVILGYPLVNIKIELLDGSYHEVDSSELAFKLAASMGLKDAVKKANPVILEPIMKVDINVPNDCLGPVIGDVSSRRGRIAELGERNGFKSIASYIPLEEMFGYTTHLRSATQGRGYFNMEFFHYAPVPRYIYENLMKNREKTVTEVLYG